A genomic stretch from Primulina huaijiensis isolate GDHJ02 chromosome 14, ASM1229523v2, whole genome shotgun sequence includes:
- the LOC140956565 gene encoding probable pectate lyase 5: MEIPLFPLTSLLLLLPLLTLSSTIPDPELVVQEFNEKVNASRRNLGSLSCGTGNPIDDCWSCDPNWKNNRQRLADCAIGFGRGATGGRDGKIYVVTDAGDDAVNPKRGTLRYGVIQSEPLWIVFSRDMVIKLKQELMITSFKTIDGRGVSVHIANGPCITIQYVTNVIIHGINIRDCKIGGNAYVRDSTKHFGWRGLSDGDGVSIFSSSNIWIDHCSLSNCQDGLIDAIRGSTAITISNNYMTHHDKVMLLGHSDSYTRDKAMQVTIAFNHFGEGLSQRMPRCRHGYFHVVNNDYTHWRKYAIGGSAAPTINSQGNRFLAPDDRVHKEVTKHETAPQSQWKKWNWRSEGDLMLNGAFFTMSGAGASSNFAKASSLSARPSSLVSSMTASAGVLDCKEGNAC; encoded by the exons atgGAAATCCCACTTTTCCCTCTAACATCACTTCTTCTATTGCTTCCACTTCTCACATTATCTTCCACAATTCCAGACCCTGAACTAGTGGTGCAAGAATTTAATGA GAAAGTTAATGCGTCAAGAAggaatttgggatctctatcctGTGGAACAGGCAACCCCATCGACGATTGCTGGAGTTGTGATCCTAATTGGAAAAACAATAGGCAGAGGTTGGCGGATTGCGCGATTGGGTTCGGAAGGGGTGCCACTGGTGGAAGAGATGGCAAGATTTATGTAGTGACGGACGCCGGAGATGATGCTGTGAATCCAAAACGGGGGACTCTGAGATACGGTGTCATCCAAAGCGAGCCTTTGTGGATCGTTTTCTCGCGCGACATGGTCATTAAACTGAAGCAAGAACTCATGATAACCTCGTTCAAAACCATTGATGGCAGAGGTGTGAGTGTGCACATAGCTAACGGGCCATGCATAACCATTCAATATGTCACAAATGTCATCATACATGGCATCAACATACGTGACTGCAAGATAGGGGGGAATGCATATGTGAGGGATTCTACTAAGCATTTTGGATGGAGAGGCCTATCAGATGGTGATGGGGTGTCTATATTCAGTTCCAGCAATATCTGGATCGATCATTGCTCGTTGTCGAATTGCCAAGACGGCCTCATCGATGCCATACGAGGCTCGACAGCCATCACCATTTCGAACAATTACATGACACATCATGATAAGGTCATGCTCTTGGGGCATAGTGATAGTTACACACGTGATAAAGCCATGCAAGTCACCATTGCCTTTAACCATTTCGGAGAAGGGCTCAGCCAGAGGATGCCAAG ATGCAGGCATGGCTATTTTCATGTTGTGAACAATGACTACACACACTGGAGAAAGTATGCGATTGGTGGAAGTGCAGCTCCTACTATCAACAGCCAAGGAAATAGATTTCTTGCTCCTGATGATAGGGTGCATAAGGAG GTGACCAAACATGAGACTGCACCACAAAGCCAATGGAAGAAATGGAACTGGAGATCAGAAGGCGACTTGATGCTTAACGGTGCATTCTTCACGATGTCTGGTGCTGGAGCCTCGTCTAATTTCGCCAAAGCGTCAAGCTTGAGTGCGCGGCCATCGTCCCTCGTGAGCTCGATGACAGCAAGTGCAGGCGTACTCGACTGCAAAGAAGGCAACGCATGTTGA